Genomic window (Litorilinea aerophila):
GGGTAGAAAGGGGTTGTCGAGTCGTCGTTACCGGCGCCGGCCACCACGACCGCGGTGGTGGCTGCCTCTTGAATGGCGTCCCGCACCAGGGCGGAATCTGCATAGCCGCCCAAGGAGACATTGATGATCCGGGCTCCATTGGAAGCAGCATAGACGATGGCCTCGGCAATATCCGAGTAGTTGGCAATACCGGAGGACTGCATGGCCTTCAACACCATAAGGCGACACGACCAGCACAATCCCGCTACGCCGCTGCCGTTGTCAGTGCTTGCGGCAATAACGCCGGCCACCTGGGTCCCATGACCATTATCATCCTCGATTTGGGGCGAATCGTTGATAGAATTCCAGCCATGCAGATCGTCCACGTACCCGTTGAGATCGTCATCCTGGCCGTTGTTGGGCACTTCCGCGCTGTTGACCCAAAGCTGACCGCTAAGATCGGGATGGTCAGTGTCGATGCCGGAATCGATGACGGCGATAATGACCTGATTGCTCCCTGTGGTGGCATCCCAGGCGTTGGGAGCCCCTACATGGGGCAGATACCATTGTTGTGGGTACTCCGGATCGTTGGGGACTCGGACGGCTCGGGCCACGTAGTCAGGTTCTGCATACTCCACATTGGGGTCGGTCCGTAACAGAGCCAGGGCATGATCCAGGGGGATCTGGCCTGTCATGCGCAGGCGATAGATACGTTCCAGGCCACGATGGGAAGATTCTGGATGTTGGGCCGCCTGAACAGTGCCCATGGCAGGCGCAAAGAGGGGCTCTACGTCTACCACGCCCAGGCTATTCAGGGTACTCGCCAGGGATGAAGCCTGGACTTCTCCATCCTGCCCCTGGACGCGAAGGTCCACCCCGGAGCGAACCTTCACAATCATGCGGTCCCGGGCATACTCGATCCAGGGGTCGGTGCTGACGACGATGGTCCCAGCATCGGTTTCAATACCGGTGACAGCTGACAGGGTTGAATCCAACTGGGCTGGCAGTGATGCAACCACCGGCTCTGATTGCATCACTGCCAGTAGAATTGACAGCAAAAGGAGAGCAGAAAACCCCGCCACAGCCAGAACCAACGCCGGGGTCCGATATGGATGAAGTTGCCGAGGGGAATGAATGTTCACGGGTACAATCCTCCACAATGGTCTTCAGGCCCGCTTAGCGTTCGATCAGGGGCAGGTAAACCTTGCGAATGATGAGGTTCCCAGGCACCAAGATCTCCGGTCCATCACCCTCTTTTACATGGAGCGGCGCATCTTCAGACAACTCAAAACTTACAGTAGCAGTCGGGTTAACGCTCACAGTGACTTCATAGGCGCCCAGGGCAGCCTGGCTGGTATTGAGGATCAATTCAACGTTGCCGGCCGGATCGGTCATAAATGTCTGAAGAACCCGTCCGTTGATGGAAACGATGGCCGTGCTGTTGGGTGGATAGTTACTACCGGTCAGTGTAAAGAAGCTGCCAGGACGCCCACTGGAATGGTTGATGGTGAGGAGGGGCGCCAGATTACTATTGATAGGTTGCTTCTTTCCCTTAACCTGTCACGAACGACAGTGTCCACACTAAACTGTATTTTGCATGGGATTGATTGGCCTGTAAACCCTATCCACTCAAATTTTCGAAAATTGAAAATGAGCATTACAGTGGAGGCATAAACATCACTGTAAAAACCCGGGATGTTCTCTTCAGCAAAACCTTCACGCAAACACCCGCCCAGATCGACCACTGCCAGGCCCAATAGGAATCGGGCCTGGCAGTAGTCGAGTGAAAAAATAGTCGGTTGAATGCAGTCAGTCAGGTACGATGCGCCTGATAGTTCCTCACCGCCCGGCGCGCAACACCACCCCGTTGCGGGACGGATCGTGGAGAAACCAGCCGCCATCCCGGGCCTGGGGGATCAGCCCCGCGGCCTGGATCCGGGCCAGCACGGCTTCCAGGGCCTCGGCGTCCGGCAGGACGATCTCGTAGTGGAGCAGCCGGGCCGCATCCTCCGGCGGGGGTGGGGCGCCCCGGCCCGCCCAGATGTTCAACCCCAGGTGGTGGTGATACCCCCCGGCCGAGACAAAGCTGGCCGAGCGGTCGAAACGTTGCATCAACGTGAAACCCAGCACGCCACAGTAGAACGCCTCCGCCGCCTCCAGCTCCGCCACGTGCAGATGCACATGCCCCACGATGGTCTCCGCCGGCATGGCCGCCCCGCCGCCACCCCCAGGGGCCAGCTCAGCCAGAATCCCCTCCACATCCAGGGGATCCACGGTCATGGCCAGCTCCATTCCCCGAGGCGTGGACACCATGGGCCACTCCGCCCGGGGCCGATCCCGGTAGATTTCGATGCCATGGCCGTCCGGATCGGTGAGGTAGAGGGCTTCGCTGACCCCATGGTCGCTGGCCCCGGCAATGGGGGTGCGGGTTTCCAGCAGGTGGCGCAAGGTTCGGGCCAACGCCAGGCGAGAGGGCAACAACAGGGCGAAATGGTAGAGGCCCGTCCGCCCCCGCTGCACCGGTCGGGCCCCGGGCTGTTCCACCAGGCAGAGCAGATCCGGCCCGCCGGCCCCCAGGAACGCGGCACCTCCCTCCTGCCGGTGGAGCTGCAGGCCGATACGGTGCCGATAATAGTCCAGGGAACGGCCCAGGTCGGCCACGCAGAGGGTCACCATCCCCATGGTCGTCTCCGGGTGAATGGTCATGTCACAGGCTCCTTTCGGTTGGCTGCCGGCCCGGAAGCGCATTCTTTGCACGTGAGCCAGTAACCAATGAACCGTCTCCGTCCTTCCTCGGTCAACACCCAGGGCCGCTGGCTCCAGGGGGGATCATGGCGCACGTGGATGGTATGGCCACAGGAGAGCTCGGCCACCCAATCGCCCACATCGTCCTGGTGAAAGCCGACGATTTGACGTTCCATCCCGCGCCACCTCCATGCCATGGCATCATCAGTGTCATCTGTGGCTCCTGTGGATCCACGTTCAGTGGAAGACGGCCAGGATCTCCCGGACTTCATTGCGGTTGGCGCCGTCGCAGCTGATGTGACGCCGGACCGTCAGCCGCCTTTTTTCCCGTGCCCGGGCATAGGCCTGGGCCGTGAAGTCGGTGTCGTGGTTGGAGATCACCACCGGCACGCCCCGGGCCGCCAGTTCCTGGGCCAGCTCGGCCAGGCGCAGCTGTTCCGCCGGGCCAAAGCCATCCTTGCTGTAGCCGGTGAAGTTGGCCGTGGCGGACAGGGGCACATAGGGCGGGTCACAGTAGACCACGTCGCCCACCTGGGCGGCGGACAGGGTCTCCACAAAGTCGGCCACCTGAAACTCCAGCCTGGCTCGCCGGGCCTTCTCCAGAAACGCCTCCATCTCCGCTTCGGGAAAGTAGGGCCGCTTGTAGCGGCCAAAGGGGACGTTGAACTGGCCACTGGCGTTGTAGCGGCAGAGCCCGTTGTAGCCGTGGCGGTTCAGGTAGAGGAAGAGCGCGGCCCGCTCCCGGGGATCCTGGCTGCGGTTGAAACGATCCCGGTACTCGTAGTAGACCGGGCGCTGGTTGGTCTCTGGGGTGAAGAAGCGCTGGCAGTAGCGGATGAAAGCCTCGCCCTCCTGCTGCAGCTGACGGTACAGCCCGATCAGATCCGGGTTGGCGTCGGCCAGCAGGTAGTGGTCGTAGTCGGTGTTCAGGAAGACCGCGCCCGAGCCCACAAAGGGCTCGATCAGGCGGCGACCCGGCGGCAACACTTCTTTGATGTGGGCCACGATACGCAGTTTGCCGCCCGCCCACTTCAAAAAGGGTTTGACTTTGGCTGCATTGCTGTCCATGGCCAACCTGTTCAATTGCCCCCGCCCTGGGGAGACCGGCGGTAGCGGGCCTGGATGTTGGGGAAGAGATACTCCTGAAAGGCCCGGTCCACATCGTACTGGGGCTGCCAACCCCAATCCACCCGCGCCGCGCTGTCGTCCAGGTCCGCCGGCCAGCTGTCGATGATGGCCTCCCGCTTGGGGTCCGGCGCAAAGGTGATCTGGGCATCGGGGAAGGCCTGCAGCACCCGCTCCCGGATCTGTCCGGCGGAGAGGCTGAAGCTGGTGACGTTGTAGACCAGGCGGGTGAGCCGCTCCCGGGGCGCCTGGCCCAGCTGCAGCAGGGCGTGGACCGCATCGGGCATGGCCATGAAGGGGATGCGGGCCTCCGGCCGCACGAAGCAGGCGTAGGGCTCTCCTTTGGCCGCGGCGTGGATCATCTCCGGGCCGTAGTCGCTGGTGCCGCCCGAGGGCAGGGTGAAGGCGCTGATGAGCCCGGGAAAGCGCACACAGCGGAAGTCGATGGTCACGGGCTGTTGCGCGGCCAGCTGGCGGTAATGTCGGCTGTAGTAGATGCCCAGCATCTCGCAGTAGAGCTTGTTGCAACCGTACATGGTGCGGGGCTGGTTCCACTCGAACTCCCGCACCCGCTGATAGAGCTGCTTGCTCTCCCGGTCCGGCATGCCGTAGATGGCGATGGAACTGGGGAAGATGAACTGGATGGAGCGGTTGCGCCACTGGCTCTGCTCCGTGGCCAGGCGCAAGAGCCCCAGGGTCCCCTCCACATTGATCTGGTGGGCCATCTCCGGCGTGACCTCGCTGCGGGTGGAGAGGAGCGCGGCCAGGTGGTAGATGACCTCGATGTCGAACTCGCTCACCAGCCGGGCCAGCAGGTGGGTGTCCAGCAGGTCCCCCTGGACGTGGGTGGAGAGGCCCTGGATCTCCGGGGGCAGCGGCTGGAGGTCCAGGGTCAACAGAAGATGGTTGCCCGACTGGGAGAGCTGTTTCACCAGGGCATGGCCCACCTCGCCGCTGGCACCGGTGATGAGGATCGCTTTCTTGCGCATTGGATGGCTATCCCCCTATCACCCCCAGCTCTCGGCCCACCCGGGCGAAAATAGCCAACGCCTCCTCCAGGTCGGCCCGGCTGTGCGCGGCCGAGTTCATGACCCGGATGCGGGCTTTGCCCATGGGCACGGTAGGATAGCTGATGGCCGTGGCGAAGAGCCCTTCTTCAAAGAGCCGACGGCTGAAGTGCTGGGCCAGGGGCGCCTCGCCCAACATCACCGGGACGATGGGCGTCTGGCTGTGGCCGATGTCGAAGCCCAGCCGCTGCATCTCCGCCTTGAAGAAGCGGGCATTCTCCCACAGCCGGTCCACCAGTTCGGTGGACTCCTCCAGGACCTGGACGGCTTCCAGGCAGGCGGCCACGTCGGGGACGGTCATGGCGCTGGAGAAGAGGAAGGGCCGCCCCCGCTGGCGCAGCCACTCCACCACCAGGCGACTGCCGGCCACCAGGCCGCCCACCACGCCAAAGGCCTTGCTCAGGGTCCCCACCTCCACCTGGACCCGGCCGTGGAGGCCAAAGTGGTCGACGATGCCCCGGCCGCCCTCACCCA
Coding sequences:
- a CDS encoding VOC family protein, with the translated sequence MTIHPETTMGMVTLCVADLGRSLDYYRHRIGLQLHRQEGGAAFLGAGGPDLLCLVEQPGARPVQRGRTGLYHFALLLPSRLALARTLRHLLETRTPIAGASDHGVSEALYLTDPDGHGIEIYRDRPRAEWPMVSTPRGMELAMTVDPLDVEGILAELAPGGGGGAAMPAETIVGHVHLHVAELEAAEAFYCGVLGFTLMQRFDRSASFVSAGGYHHHLGLNIWAGRGAPPPPEDAARLLHYEIVLPDAEALEAVLARIQAAGLIPQARDGGWFLHDPSRNGVVLRAGR
- a CDS encoding NAD-dependent epimerase/dehydratase family protein → MRKKAILITGASGEVGHALVKQLSQSGNHLLLTLDLQPLPPEIQGLSTHVQGDLLDTHLLARLVSEFDIEVIYHLAALLSTRSEVTPEMAHQINVEGTLGLLRLATEQSQWRNRSIQFIFPSSIAIYGMPDRESKQLYQRVREFEWNQPRTMYGCNKLYCEMLGIYYSRHYRQLAAQQPVTIDFRCVRFPGLISAFTLPSGGTSDYGPEMIHAAAKGEPYACFVRPEARIPFMAMPDAVHALLQLGQAPRERLTRLVYNVTSFSLSAGQIRERVLQAFPDAQITFAPDPKREAIIDSWPADLDDSAARVDWGWQPQYDVDRAFQEYLFPNIQARYRRSPQGGGN
- a CDS encoding DUF3565 domain-containing protein; the protein is MERQIVGFHQDDVGDWVAELSCGHTIHVRHDPPWSQRPWVLTEEGRRRFIGYWLTCKECASGPAANRKEPVT
- a CDS encoding Dam family site-specific DNA-(adenine-N6)-methyltransferase; its protein translation is MDSNAAKVKPFLKWAGGKLRIVAHIKEVLPPGRRLIEPFVGSGAVFLNTDYDHYLLADANPDLIGLYRQLQQEGEAFIRYCQRFFTPETNQRPVYYEYRDRFNRSQDPRERAALFLYLNRHGYNGLCRYNASGQFNVPFGRYKRPYFPEAEMEAFLEKARRARLEFQVADFVETLSAAQVGDVVYCDPPYVPLSATANFTGYSKDGFGPAEQLRLAELAQELAARGVPVVISNHDTDFTAQAYARAREKRRLTVRRHISCDGANRNEVREILAVFH